In Streptobacillus ratti, the DNA window GGAATGGTATTTATGAAGAAATTTATTGGTATAGTTTTAATGGTTAGCCTTTTTTTGTTTGCAAGAATTAAGGGTGTAGTAATAAATAATGGAAATATAAGAGAAGAGAGAACAAGACTTGCACTGTTAAATGTAACAGGGATAAATGAAAGTAAATTAAGTGGAATGCTTGAGACATTAAGTAAAGATAAACTTGATGTAATACTTTCAAATCCTAATGGAATTACATTAAATGGTGCAAGTTTTTTAAATATATAGTAGCAAGTTATGTATTGGAAAATAAGGGAGTAAAGTTGAAAAAAGAGGTAAAATTATGAAAACAATAGAAGAATTTTTAAAAAGTAGAGA includes these proteins:
- a CDS encoding filamentous hemagglutinin N-terminal domain-containing protein, which translates into the protein MKKFIGIVLMVSLFLFARIKGVVINNGNIREERTRLALLNVTGINESKLSGMLETLSKDKLDVILSNPNGITLNGASFLNI